In the genome of Candidatus Saccharibacteria bacterium oral taxon 488, one region contains:
- a CDS encoding HAD-IC family P-type ATPase: MHFYQSSSDEALRRLSSSDGGLSAAEVQRRQKRYGLNIIKIQSEPLWRIILEPFLDIFMLVLLIAAIISLWHGEAIDAIIIFVIAAISAVIFYIQRFSTDRVLRSLSRHDAQKVDVHRVNRTTRIDASQLVPGDVVSLAEGEKVPADIRLIRSANLRVDEAQLTGESLPISKQTDALTGTKEMYEQTNMLFQGSFVVSGTSTGVVVATGNQTEFGNLAMLSKRESTQSPVQRKIDTLITKVIAAVSAIALVAFGLSLLRGMDVLESLRFVMALAVSAVPESLPIAISVVLVLGMRRMAAKKALVHQMRAIETIGVITTIATDKTGTLTKNKLTVQQTWTPDEATEDIDRIIGLVVNRAHAKSHDPLDIALNEYARKQSASPRHVPVRDLPFSQAHAMSATIWHHGRQFRLYVKGAPEAMLAACRVSARTKKRAGQMLDEMTARGYRVIGLATGELDEIIDGFDQLGKQRLTLAGFVAVADVLRPEAPRAIRAALKAGVSVRMITGDHFETAYQIGRELGMVENRNEVFDCRDMAKLSDDQLDAIVTKTKVFSRVIPEQKYRLLTILKKHHITAMTGDGVNDVPALTNAHVGVAMGSGSHIAKDAGDIILLNDNFKTIIDAMREGRTIIANIRRMLFYLLSTNTGELITMLGALLIGIKTPLEPVQILWVNLVTDTSMVIPLGLEPGEKQAMNRPPERPDTPILSRQMIWRMVIVAATMSVIALAVYIFFEKHYGHDYAQTLAFISLVVSQWANAFNARSDSESIFTRLKVMNASFYAGISLSIMLQLLVFFGPLGTILHITPINFWHGALIGLASFVIPILVSDWYKYFARKSRV; encoded by the coding sequence ATGCATTTTTATCAATCATCAAGCGACGAGGCGCTGCGGCGACTTAGTTCCTCGGATGGCGGCCTGAGCGCGGCCGAAGTCCAGCGCCGCCAAAAACGCTATGGCCTCAACATCATCAAAATCCAATCCGAACCGCTCTGGCGCATCATTCTCGAGCCATTCCTCGACATTTTTATGCTCGTCCTGCTCATCGCCGCCATCATCAGCCTCTGGCACGGCGAGGCCATTGACGCCATCATCATCTTTGTCATCGCCGCCATCTCGGCCGTTATTTTCTACATTCAGCGCTTCTCAACTGACCGTGTGCTACGCAGCCTGTCCCGTCACGACGCCCAAAAAGTCGACGTCCACCGCGTCAATCGCACCACGCGCATCGACGCCAGCCAGCTAGTTCCGGGCGACGTCGTCTCGCTGGCTGAGGGCGAGAAAGTTCCCGCCGACATCCGCCTCATTCGTAGCGCCAACTTGCGGGTGGACGAGGCGCAACTGACCGGCGAATCACTGCCAATCTCCAAACAAACCGACGCCCTCACCGGCACCAAAGAAATGTACGAGCAAACCAACATGCTGTTTCAGGGCTCATTCGTCGTCAGCGGCACCAGCACCGGCGTGGTCGTTGCCACCGGCAATCAGACAGAGTTTGGTAATCTCGCCATGCTTTCCAAGCGCGAATCGACCCAAAGCCCAGTCCAGCGAAAAATCGACACCCTGATCACCAAAGTCATCGCCGCTGTCTCGGCTATCGCCCTCGTCGCCTTTGGGCTGAGTTTGCTGCGCGGCATGGATGTACTAGAGAGTCTGCGTTTTGTCATGGCCCTAGCGGTAAGTGCCGTGCCGGAGAGCTTGCCGATTGCCATTTCCGTGGTGCTGGTCTTGGGGATGCGGCGGATGGCCGCCAAAAAGGCGCTGGTGCATCAAATGCGCGCCATCGAGACCATCGGCGTCATCACCACCATCGCCACCGACAAGACGGGCACGCTGACCAAGAACAAACTGACCGTTCAGCAAACGTGGACGCCGGACGAGGCGACAGAGGACATCGACCGCATCATCGGGCTGGTGGTCAACCGCGCTCACGCCAAGAGCCACGATCCGCTGGATATCGCCCTCAATGAGTACGCCCGCAAGCAGAGCGCCAGCCCGCGCCACGTACCAGTTCGTGACCTGCCATTCAGTCAAGCCCATGCCATGTCCGCCACCATCTGGCATCACGGCCGGCAGTTTCGCTTGTACGTTAAGGGTGCGCCCGAAGCCATGCTGGCAGCCTGTCGCGTGTCAGCCCGCACTAAAAAGCGCGCCGGGCAAATGCTTGATGAGATGACCGCCCGCGGCTACCGGGTGATTGGACTGGCGACGGGCGAGCTAGACGAGATAATTGATGGCTTTGATCAGCTCGGCAAGCAGCGCCTGACACTTGCTGGCTTCGTGGCCGTGGCCGACGTACTCCGGCCAGAGGCGCCGCGAGCCATCCGGGCCGCCCTGAAGGCGGGCGTGTCGGTGCGGATGATCACCGGCGATCATTTCGAGACGGCCTATCAGATTGGCCGGGAACTTGGCATGGTCGAGAACCGCAACGAGGTATTCGACTGCCGTGACATGGCCAAGTTGTCTGATGATCAGCTGGACGCCATCGTCACCAAAACCAAGGTCTTCTCCCGCGTCATCCCCGAGCAAAAATACCGCCTACTGACCATTCTCAAAAAGCACCACATCACCGCCATGACCGGCGACGGCGTCAATGACGTGCCGGCGCTGACCAACGCCCATGTCGGCGTGGCCATGGGGTCGGGCTCGCACATCGCCAAAGACGCTGGCGATATCATCCTGCTCAACGATAATTTCAAGACCATCATCGACGCCATGCGTGAGGGTCGCACCATCATCGCCAACATTCGCCGGATGCTGTTTTATCTACTATCGACTAATACCGGCGAGCTAATTACCATGCTCGGCGCGCTGCTCATCGGCATCAAGACGCCGCTGGAGCCAGTACAAATTCTGTGGGTTAATCTGGTGACCGACACCTCGATGGTCATTCCGCTTGGCCTGGAGCCAGGCGAAAAGCAGGCCATGAACCGCCCGCCAGAACGCCCCGACACACCGATTCTCAGCCGCCAAATGATCTGGCGGATGGTCATCGTCGCTGCCACCATGTCAGTCATCGCGCTGGCGGTCTACATCTTTTTCGAGAAGCATTACGGCCACGACTACGCGCAGACGCTGGCCTTTATCTCACTAGTGGTCAGCCAGTGGGCCAACGCCTTCAACGCCCGCTCCGACAGCGAGTCAATCTTCACTCGCCTCAAGGTCATGAACGCCAGTTTTTACGCCGGTATCAGCTTGTCGATCATGTTACAGCTACTCGTCTTCTTCGGCCCACTTGGCACGATCCTCCACATCACACCGATCAACTTCTGGCACGGCGCACTCATCGGCCTCGCCTCGTTTGTCATACCAATTCTCGTCTCTGATTGGTATAAGTATTTTGCAAGAAAGAGTAGGGTCTAG
- a CDS encoding GNAT family N-acetyltransferase translates to MHRYKKSSVTVAIRKAKTGDFDFVSRLMTEALKSFYDGDHRAHARRIFTAHINGNVDSVGQFSLLQYIFIAEVNHHPGGMIHLVVKKQGTVKISPLIVAPEYRGQFGIGSKLLRHAEDFACKHHARQLYCTVAAQNQATLKFLLRKGFHLAGKAQDHYKPGIDEHMLYKPLGQDLTPDLSDISIVPFDEKKHAAAARQLILSRVGSDFNSVDDAWVDALFASYQRRESRDVNAKHKLIFIAEQDRKVVGVVVATPKKGRPIKIMPLVAKSEAVFEVLVANLPRLLASYGRKLYVHIVPEPWQVACLQRHSWTIEGLFPEGYAPDVTVQQWGFSLNKEGVSMRKMRIKRPYYDAIMSGRKTLEVRIGYNSIKRLKEGQPLQLENGHASGVVRIKSIRIYSKFADMLAAESWQQIVPQAKSKEEALRLLHKIYPPHKERLGVHVIEVQK, encoded by the coding sequence ATGCACCGATATAAGAAATCGTCAGTCACTGTAGCTATCCGTAAAGCTAAAACAGGCGATTTTGATTTCGTGTCTCGCCTAATGACAGAAGCGCTTAAATCATTTTACGATGGTGATCATCGAGCTCATGCACGGCGGATTTTTACCGCGCATATCAATGGCAACGTCGATTCTGTCGGGCAGTTTTCACTTCTGCAATACATATTTATTGCAGAAGTCAATCATCATCCCGGTGGAATGATTCATCTAGTTGTCAAGAAGCAGGGAACAGTTAAAATTAGTCCGCTCATCGTTGCGCCAGAATATCGCGGCCAATTTGGCATTGGCAGTAAGTTGCTTCGTCATGCTGAGGATTTCGCTTGCAAACACCACGCTCGGCAACTCTACTGTACAGTGGCCGCCCAAAACCAAGCCACGCTCAAGTTTCTATTGCGCAAAGGCTTTCATCTGGCTGGTAAGGCGCAAGATCATTATAAACCTGGTATCGACGAGCACATGCTATACAAGCCACTGGGTCAGGACCTAACTCCTGATTTGTCAGATATTTCAATTGTCCCGTTTGACGAGAAAAAGCACGCTGCAGCGGCGCGCCAACTGATCCTATCGCGAGTGGGCAGTGACTTTAATAGCGTAGATGATGCATGGGTGGATGCGCTATTTGCTAGCTACCAACGGCGTGAGAGCCGAGATGTCAACGCTAAGCATAAGCTCATTTTCATCGCCGAGCAGGATAGGAAGGTCGTTGGCGTTGTCGTTGCAACCCCAAAGAAAGGCCGGCCGATTAAAATCATGCCGTTGGTAGCAAAATCAGAGGCTGTTTTCGAAGTGCTGGTAGCTAACTTGCCGCGATTATTAGCCAGTTATGGTCGTAAGCTGTATGTCCATATCGTCCCCGAGCCGTGGCAGGTCGCCTGTCTCCAGCGCCATAGCTGGACAATTGAAGGCTTGTTTCCCGAAGGCTATGCGCCAGACGTCACTGTTCAGCAGTGGGGATTTAGTCTCAACAAGGAAGGAGTGTCTATGCGTAAGATGCGCATCAAGCGGCCGTACTACGACGCAATCATGTCAGGCCGCAAGACTTTAGAAGTCCGCATCGGCTACAACAGCATCAAGCGCCTTAAGGAGGGTCAGCCGTTGCAGCTGGAAAACGGACATGCGTCCGGTGTGGTGCGAATCAAGTCAATTCGAATCTACAGTAAATTCGCCGACATGCTGGCGGCTGAGTCATGGCAGCAGATCGTGCCGCAGGCGAAAAGCAAAGAGGAAGCGCTTCGCCTCCTTCACAAGATCTACCCGCCGCACAAGGAACGTCTCGGCGTTCACGTCATCGAGGTTCAAAAGTAG
- a CDS encoding FtsX-like permease family protein has product MTIIKRAWTAVARKRRRSLTIALIMTLIFTLLIGTLTVQQTMAQLKRSVERNIRAGFSIASKQPSGEVPMDIAQRVQRLDKVKAHNFQAETAAGLPGKQLIDTAGSGVQLDANVAGEAKVTGATQSDLLGEFTGRFYQLEQGKHLTEHDQNAVLIHKTFAEKNNIKPGDKLDITKDGRRVTVTVAGIFSGKGEKPAVLQSDMAENHLITNLAAAQQLTGSQQLTRATYFAEHPHQLKSLTDRAKSLPNVDWQKFSLTDNGAVFAGILQNIAGIQNILTIATIGAAGAGLAVLSLVLVFWVRGRLHEIGILLSIGTSKRQIIGQFLAELAIIAAVSSVFALAIGSVASSQISTALTAQTDQSQRIEKAAVQAAPVATYLEAFAFGYMVVLLSAIAATAPIMRQSPKQILAKLS; this is encoded by the coding sequence ATGACGATTATCAAACGAGCCTGGACGGCTGTGGCGCGCAAACGGCGTCGCAGCCTGACCATCGCCCTGATCATGACGCTGATTTTCACGCTGCTGATCGGCACGCTGACGGTACAGCAGACGATGGCGCAGCTGAAGCGATCGGTCGAGCGTAATATCCGCGCTGGTTTTAGTATCGCTAGCAAGCAGCCGTCGGGCGAGGTGCCGATGGATATAGCGCAGCGGGTGCAGCGCCTGGACAAGGTCAAAGCGCACAATTTCCAGGCAGAAACCGCTGCAGGACTGCCGGGTAAACAATTGATTGACACGGCAGGCAGCGGCGTGCAGCTGGACGCTAACGTGGCTGGCGAGGCGAAGGTCACGGGCGCAACACAGAGCGATCTGCTCGGCGAGTTCACCGGTCGATTCTATCAACTAGAGCAGGGTAAGCACTTGACCGAGCACGATCAAAACGCGGTGCTGATTCACAAAACGTTCGCCGAAAAAAATAATATCAAGCCAGGCGACAAGCTGGACATCACCAAAGACGGCCGGCGGGTGACGGTGACTGTCGCAGGAATTTTCAGCGGCAAAGGCGAAAAGCCAGCGGTCTTACAGTCCGACATGGCGGAGAATCATCTCATTACTAATTTGGCCGCAGCGCAGCAGCTGACGGGTAGCCAGCAGCTAACGCGAGCGACGTATTTCGCCGAACATCCGCATCAACTGAAGTCACTAACGGACCGCGCCAAAAGCCTACCAAACGTCGATTGGCAGAAATTCAGCCTGACCGACAACGGGGCGGTATTCGCCGGCATTCTCCAAAACATCGCTGGCATTCAAAACATTTTGACAATTGCCACTATCGGTGCGGCCGGGGCAGGGTTGGCGGTGCTGTCGCTGGTGCTGGTGTTCTGGGTACGCGGTCGCTTGCATGAAATTGGCATCTTGCTGTCTATCGGCACGTCGAAGCGGCAGATCATCGGGCAGTTCTTGGCGGAACTCGCCATCATTGCCGCAGTCAGTTCGGTGTTTGCGCTCGCCATCGGTTCGGTCGCCTCGTCGCAGATTTCTACCGCCCTCACAGCGCAAACCGACCAAAGCCAGCGCATAGAAAAGGCTGCGGTGCAAGCCGCGCCAGTAGCGACCTACCTAGAGGCTTTCGCCTTCGGCTACATGGTCGTTCTGCTATCAGCCATCGCTGCCACCGCGCCAATCATGCGCCAATCACCAAAGCAAATTTTAGCAAAATTAAGTTAG
- a CDS encoding ATP-binding cassette domain-containing protein, with product MSILTLRDIIYSYADGTSNVLNGINYQFEKGKFYAIVGSSGAGKSTLLGLLAGLDTPTGGQILFDDEDIAEQGYSHHRKHNISLVFQNYNLIDYLTPLENLKLVNSKATNETLHAMGLDDDHIHRNVMKLSGGQQQRVAIGRALVSSAPIILADEPTGNLDETTAADIIDILRQAAHENDKCVIVVTHSKQLAKQADVVLKLKDKKLRA from the coding sequence ATGTCAATACTTACTTTACGCGATATCATTTACTCATACGCCGACGGCACCAGTAATGTGCTGAATGGGATCAATTATCAATTTGAAAAAGGCAAATTCTACGCCATCGTCGGTAGTTCTGGCGCTGGTAAATCGACGCTACTGGGGCTACTAGCGGGGCTAGACACGCCGACTGGCGGGCAGATTTTGTTCGACGACGAAGACATCGCAGAGCAGGGCTACTCGCATCATCGCAAGCACAATATCTCGCTGGTATTTCAGAACTATAACCTGATCGACTACTTGACGCCGCTAGAAAACTTGAAATTGGTTAATTCCAAGGCTACCAACGAAACGTTGCATGCCATGGGTCTGGACGACGATCACATTCACCGCAACGTCATGAAACTGTCTGGCGGTCAGCAACAGCGTGTGGCGATCGGACGAGCGTTGGTATCATCCGCACCGATCATCTTGGCAGACGAGCCAACTGGCAACCTGGACGAAACCACCGCCGCCGACATCATCGACATCCTACGCCAGGCCGCCCACGAAAATGACAAATGCGTCATCGTCGTCACTCACAGTAAACAGCTGGCTAAGCAGGCAGATGTGGTGTTGAAGCTGAAGGATAAGAAGCTACGGGCATAG
- a CDS encoding FtsX-like permease family protein, translating into MSFVQRAWLYITRKKLKTLILLAILLCMSTIMLSGFAIKHSTDAAAQSLDKTLKAGFTLGNNPRTNPGTARGSGTVSNKDIDAVKNLEGVTDYVKRQNATVDFINTKLVPLPSGGSGYDAQKDKQFGNAATIIGVNKSESEKKFRAESLKLIAGRHITENDSRKILVHEDFAKANNLKLGSKIKLKANQYDTDNEHPSKDEVEVEIVGIFNGKNPKQATYQVELFENLFLTDLATTRQLNAYTEQNEIYQDATFFTKGTKQLDEVMARANKLPVNWQKYQLNKNSQELAGVTGAVNGVYGLIDGMLWATALVSVAVIGMVLYLWMNERKREAGVLLATGVPQSKIVLQYIAELVMIAVLSFGASYFTAGLIAQQMGDHVVSQAAQNATRQAGSSLNGASLGADADSVTSSRTLDKVTVGVQPTDLLAVWGAGLAVIIIAVLLASRPITQSTPKELLTEVD; encoded by the coding sequence ATGTCATTTGTACAACGTGCCTGGTTGTATATCACCAGGAAAAAACTCAAAACGCTGATTTTGCTGGCGATTTTGCTGTGTATGTCGACGATTATGCTGAGTGGATTTGCCATCAAGCATTCGACCGATGCGGCAGCGCAGTCGCTGGACAAAACGCTCAAGGCCGGCTTCACGCTGGGCAATAATCCGCGCACCAATCCGGGAACAGCCCGCGGCTCAGGAACGGTATCAAACAAAGACATCGACGCGGTGAAGAACCTGGAGGGTGTGACGGACTATGTCAAGCGCCAGAACGCCACGGTCGATTTTATCAATACCAAACTGGTGCCACTACCAAGCGGCGGCAGCGGCTATGATGCCCAAAAAGACAAACAATTTGGCAACGCCGCCACCATCATCGGCGTCAATAAATCTGAGTCCGAGAAGAAGTTCCGGGCCGAGTCGCTCAAGCTCATCGCTGGCCGGCACATCACCGAGAACGATTCTCGCAAGATTTTGGTGCACGAAGACTTCGCCAAGGCCAACAACCTGAAACTTGGCAGTAAAATTAAGTTAAAGGCTAACCAGTATGACACCGACAACGAGCATCCATCCAAGGACGAGGTTGAAGTGGAAATCGTCGGTATATTTAACGGCAAGAACCCAAAGCAGGCGACGTATCAGGTGGAGCTGTTCGAGAATTTGTTCTTGACCGACCTCGCGACGACCCGCCAGTTGAATGCCTATACCGAGCAAAATGAGATTTACCAGGACGCTACGTTCTTTACCAAGGGCACCAAACAGTTGGATGAGGTGATGGCGCGGGCAAATAAATTGCCGGTCAATTGGCAAAAGTATCAATTGAATAAGAATAGTCAGGAACTGGCTGGCGTGACTGGTGCGGTGAACGGCGTGTACGGCCTGATCGACGGCATGTTGTGGGCGACGGCGCTGGTCAGTGTCGCAGTGATTGGCATGGTGCTGTATTTGTGGATGAACGAGCGCAAGCGCGAAGCGGGCGTACTCTTGGCGACGGGCGTGCCGCAGTCAAAGATTGTGCTGCAATATATTGCTGAGCTAGTGATGATCGCGGTGTTGAGCTTTGGTGCGTCGTACTTTACTGCAGGGCTGATTGCTCAACAAATGGGCGATCACGTGGTATCGCAGGCGGCGCAGAATGCCACGCGTCAAGCTGGCAGCTCCTTGAACGGTGCGTCGCTCGGTGCTGATGCTGATTCGGTGACGTCATCACGCACGCTCGACAAGGTGACGGTTGGCGTGCAACCGACGGATCTGCTGGCGGTGTGGGGCGCTGGACTGGCGGTGATTATCATTGCGGTGCTACTGGCTTCGCGGCCGATTACCCAATCAACGCCAAAAGAATTACTAACCGAAGTGGATTAG